The DNA segment TTGTTCGGCTGATACGATTGACATAAGGGATCCTTTTTAATGGGTTAATGTTTTTAGGATGGAAACAGTCTTAATTGAATCAGGAGATTATTTCCTTCACATCCTCACCAACTTATAGCACTTTATCACCATCGTCACATGAAGCTTAAAAAATTCACCTATAACGAGGCCGGGGTCGATCCTAAACTCCGTTTCCATGCGTCCATGGTGACTCTGGAAAATGAGGATTTTGCGCCGCATACACATGAATACTCAGAATTAGTCATTACCCTGTCAGGTACCGGAGATCATACGATTAACTCCGTCCGTTCCGTAATCCAGCCCGGGGATATCTTTGTTTTTAACGGGAATAATCACCACAGTTTTGAAAATACTCACCAGCTTACTTTGGTCAATATCTCGTACGACCCCCGCATTTACCTGCGCCATACGGCGGATCTCCGCAAGCTCAGTGGATTCCACGCTCTTTTCCTGATCGAACCCCACTACAGGGCCAAACAAAATTTCCGCAGTCACCTACGATTAACCGCCAAAGATCTCGTTCTTACTCGGGAGATAGCCACCAGCCTCATTAAGGAAGACCATGAACGATTCCCCGGTTTTCAAACAATGATCCAATCGACTTTCCTCCAATTGGTGGCTTTCCTTTCCAGGAAATACGTCCAAAGCTCTCCCCTCCCCTTAAAAAACTCCATTCAAAGGTTAGCCTCCGCCGTTGCTTCTATAGAGAATAAATATTCAGAAATAATCACACTGGAGCAACTTGCCCGGCTCTCCCACCTTTCAAAAAACCAATTCCTCCGTGTCTTCCAAGAAACTTATCACACGACACCGATGAATTATCTTAATGACCTCAGGATTTCAAAAACCTGTGAAGCCCTCAGACATTCCAGTGAAAAGATCACACAGATAGCCTTGGATAATGGATTCTCTGATAGCAATTATTTCTCCCGCATTTTCCGAAAAAAAATGGGTATTACCCCGAAGGAATACAAAAATAGGGTGTGAGTACAGCCCCCCAGTGGAGTCTGTGATTTTAGTACAGCTTGCTTTATCTAGAATTCCGGACTCTTACCGGGATCTGCTTCAGGCTCTTCTTCGGTGAGTTTCAGAAAGATTTCTTCGAGTGCCTGTTGGTGGTGGCTACCGTCGGGGTTACGCATATCGGTGGGATGGGCACAGGCGATTAATTTCCCTTTGTGAATAATGCCGACTCGGTCGGCAAGTTCCTCAGCGAGATTGAGCTGGTGGGAGGAGAGGAATACGGTCATCCCTTCACGGGACCTTTGTTTAAGAATGTCTTTAACGAGCTTTGCATGCTTAGG comes from the Verrucomicrobiota bacterium genome and includes:
- a CDS encoding helix-turn-helix domain-containing protein, producing MKLKKFTYNEAGVDPKLRFHASMVTLENEDFAPHTHEYSELVITLSGTGDHTINSVRSVIQPGDIFVFNGNNHHSFENTHQLTLVNISYDPRIYLRHTADLRKLSGFHALFLIEPHYRAKQNFRSHLRLTAKDLVLTREIATSLIKEDHERFPGFQTMIQSTFLQLVAFLSRKYVQSSPLPLKNSIQRLASAVASIENKYSEIITLEQLARLSHLSKNQFLRVFQETYHTTPMNYLNDLRISKTCEALRHSSEKITQIALDNGFSDSNYFSRIFRKKMGITPKEYKNRV